From Kineosporia succinea, the proteins below share one genomic window:
- a CDS encoding SDR family NAD(P)-dependent oxidoreductase yields the protein MRSGTPPRTVVVTGASSGIGLAAALQFAARGDQVVLVGRTQERLVAAVERVRDAGQEPVSFQADFERLNEVASLAHRLRERYPKIDVLVNNAGMHLGSYRRTQDGHEATIQANHLAAFLLSNLLHERLGGGRIVSVSVRPAPNARLDPGRLDPGEAGYNGVAAYQSSKVANVLFATAAAQRWPDVLSYSVHPGLVRTDIGRETRLRYFFRHMPFLATPEAAARRVVRLGTAPPSELTNGALHGAGAAYRLDTRRFAPERALEMWAASENAVKEYL from the coding sequence ATGAGGTCAGGAACACCGCCGCGCACCGTTGTCGTGACGGGTGCCAGCTCGGGCATCGGCCTGGCTGCCGCCCTGCAGTTCGCGGCCCGGGGGGATCAGGTCGTGCTGGTCGGCCGCACCCAGGAGCGGCTCGTCGCCGCAGTGGAGCGAGTTCGTGATGCGGGCCAGGAGCCAGTGTCGTTCCAGGCCGACTTCGAGCGTCTGAACGAGGTGGCGAGCCTGGCTCACCGCCTGCGGGAGAGATACCCGAAAATCGATGTGCTGGTGAACAATGCGGGAATGCACCTGGGATCCTACCGGCGCACTCAAGACGGCCACGAGGCCACGATCCAGGCCAACCATCTGGCCGCCTTTCTCCTGAGCAACCTGCTTCACGAACGGCTCGGTGGCGGACGGATCGTGAGCGTGTCGGTACGGCCCGCTCCGAACGCGAGACTGGACCCCGGGCGGCTGGACCCCGGTGAAGCGGGCTACAACGGCGTTGCGGCCTATCAGAGTTCTAAGGTCGCCAACGTGCTTTTCGCGACAGCTGCTGCCCAACGCTGGCCCGACGTCCTCAGTTACAGCGTGCATCCCGGTCTTGTCCGCACCGATATCGGTCGGGAAACCAGACTGCGATACTTCTTTCGTCACATGCCGTTCCTCGCCACACCCGAGGCGGCCGCCCGTCGGGTAGTGCGTCTGGGCACAGCTCCACCTTCGGAGCTGACCAATGGGGCGTTGCACGGGGCGGGCGCGGCGTACCGGCTGGATACGCGACGCTTCGCCCCCGAGCGGGCCCTCGAGATGTGGGCCGCTTCCGAGAACGCTGTGAAGGAGTACCTGTAG
- a CDS encoding SDR family oxidoreductase has product MSSNERDRLDGRRALVTGGSKGTGRAVVARLREMGADVWTTARTMPAGYERPDRFIAADTSTLEGAALVAGRLAEAGGPLDILVHVVGGASTPSGGFAVITEDQWLTELHLNLLGAVRLDRALLPAMLESGSGVVLHFTSIQRELPQYDASLAYAAAKAALRTYSKGLANELAPRGVRVNAISPGGIETEAYERFVDRIADGNGLTREAAKQTIHDSLGGVPLGRFAQPEEIADLVGFLVSERAAAIVGAEYVIDGGTVPTV; this is encoded by the coding sequence ATGTCCAGCAACGAACGGGACCGCCTCGACGGCCGCCGGGCCCTCGTCACGGGCGGGTCGAAGGGGACGGGCAGGGCCGTCGTCGCCCGCCTGCGGGAGATGGGCGCCGACGTGTGGACCACCGCCCGGACGATGCCCGCCGGGTACGAGCGCCCCGACCGGTTCATCGCGGCGGACACCTCGACCCTCGAGGGCGCCGCGCTCGTGGCGGGTCGCCTCGCCGAGGCCGGCGGCCCGCTCGACATTCTCGTGCACGTCGTCGGGGGCGCCTCGACACCGTCGGGTGGGTTCGCGGTCATCACCGAGGACCAGTGGCTGACCGAACTGCACCTGAACCTCCTGGGCGCGGTGCGCCTGGACCGGGCGCTCCTGCCGGCCATGCTCGAGTCGGGATCCGGCGTGGTGCTGCACTTCACCTCGATCCAGCGGGAGCTGCCGCAGTACGACGCCTCCCTGGCGTACGCGGCGGCCAAGGCGGCGCTACGCACCTACAGCAAGGGCCTGGCCAACGAGCTCGCGCCCCGGGGCGTGCGGGTCAACGCGATCAGCCCCGGCGGGATCGAGACCGAGGCCTACGAGCGGTTCGTGGACCGCATCGCCGACGGCAACGGGCTCACCCGCGAGGCCGCGAAGCAGACGATCCACGACTCCCTCGGCGGGGTCCCGCTGGGACGGTTCGCACAGCCCGAGGAGATCGCCGACCTCGTCGGGTTCCTCGTGTCCGAGCGCGCCGCGGCCATCGTGGGCGCCGAGTACGTCATCGACGGCGGCACCGTCCCCACCGTGTGA
- a CDS encoding nuclear transport factor 2 family protein has product MNHTDLRSDALPSTVRDFLAASTVHDADTASSFLAEDIVVVDQAETFRGRDEVHTFLREAGSEFEYTTEQIGAHRVDDNHWVVTLRLEGTFPGGVAELDYRFTLRGGLVAELVIANHA; this is encoded by the coding sequence ATGAATCACACCGACCTCCGGTCCGACGCCCTCCCGAGCACCGTCCGCGACTTCCTCGCGGCCAGCACCGTTCACGACGCCGACACGGCCTCCTCGTTCCTCGCCGAGGACATCGTGGTCGTCGACCAGGCCGAGACCTTCCGGGGCCGCGACGAGGTGCACACGTTCCTGCGCGAGGCCGGCTCCGAGTTCGAGTACACCACCGAGCAGATCGGCGCCCACCGCGTCGACGACAACCACTGGGTGGTGACCCTGCGCCTGGAGGGCACCTTCCCGGGCGGCGTCGCCGAGCTCGACTACCGCTTCACACTCCGCGGCGGCCTCGTGGCCGAACTGGTCATCGCCAACCACGCCTGA
- a CDS encoding MerR family transcriptional regulator codes for MLSIGEFSRLTHLSVRTLRRYHEAELLEPAVVAEDTGYRYYAVEQIPVAQVINRLRELDVPLSDVQAILRTPDPGVRAGLVADHLERLEAQLDRTRSAVASLRRLLRPASTPLEVELRAEPARTVAAVTAEVGLDDVDAWFAGAMAELEMAVGAAATGPPGGHYDNSLFEQGRGQVLLYLPTAAPPRTGRVQAATLPAAELAVTTHVGEHAGVDVTYGELGTWVVANAMSVAGPVREVYRVGPRDTSDPAAWRTEIGWPVFRVTSVM; via the coding sequence GTGCTGAGCATCGGGGAGTTCTCTCGACTGACCCACCTGAGTGTGCGGACCCTGCGTCGCTACCACGAGGCAGAGCTGCTGGAACCGGCCGTGGTGGCCGAAGACACCGGCTACCGCTATTACGCCGTCGAGCAGATCCCGGTCGCACAGGTCATCAACCGGCTCCGCGAGCTCGACGTCCCCCTGAGCGATGTGCAGGCGATCCTGCGCACGCCCGACCCCGGTGTCCGCGCGGGCCTGGTCGCGGATCACCTCGAACGTCTGGAGGCCCAGCTCGACCGCACCCGGTCCGCGGTCGCCTCGCTGCGCCGCCTGCTCCGGCCCGCCTCCACCCCGCTCGAGGTCGAGCTGCGCGCCGAGCCCGCCCGCACGGTCGCAGCGGTGACGGCCGAGGTCGGCCTCGACGACGTCGATGCCTGGTTCGCAGGCGCGATGGCCGAGCTGGAGATGGCCGTCGGCGCCGCGGCGACCGGCCCGCCCGGTGGCCACTACGACAACTCCCTGTTCGAGCAGGGGCGCGGTCAGGTGCTGCTGTACCTGCCGACGGCCGCGCCGCCGCGCACCGGGCGGGTGCAGGCCGCGACGCTGCCCGCCGCGGAACTGGCGGTGACCACCCACGTCGGCGAGCACGCCGGCGTCGACGTCACCTACGGCGAGCTCGGTACGTGGGTCGTGGCGAACGCGATGTCGGTGGCCGGGCCGGTGCGGGAGGTCTACCGCGTCGGGCCCCGGGACACGAGCGATCCGGCGGCCTGGCG